A genomic window from Sphingobacterium spiritivorum includes:
- a CDS encoding Gfo/Idh/MocA family protein codes for MAIQINWGMIGAGDVTEVKSGPAFKKVANSDLIAVMRRNEEKVKDYAERHGVQRWYTDGRALIGDKDVNAVYIATPPDSHVAYAIAAMEAGKDVYVEKPMALNSAEAEKLVQAQQLYGRKLVIAHYRRAQPYFRKIKELLNNGAIGTARLASVRYFQKTLTAEQLQQPKMQWRIDPQQSGGGLFHDIAPHQIDLMYYFFGKVTASSGISHNQAKVYPAHDIVSGQILFESDVVFQGTWAFSTYEERDECEIIGSEGRLSFSFFDQRIIRLSNNDGEQEFKFEPLPHVQQPMIEEVVNYFGGRDTNPCSAAEGLAVMQVMDSFTGDESLSVLK; via the coding sequence ATGGCAATACAGATCAACTGGGGTATGATCGGAGCGGGGGATGTCACGGAGGTGAAGAGCGGACCTGCCTTTAAGAAAGTTGCAAATTCGGATCTGATCGCTGTTATGCGCAGAAATGAAGAAAAAGTTAAGGATTATGCCGAAAGACATGGCGTGCAAAGATGGTACACGGATGGACGGGCATTGATCGGGGACAAGGATGTGAATGCTGTATATATCGCTACTCCTCCGGATTCACATGTGGCGTATGCGATAGCAGCTATGGAAGCCGGCAAGGATGTGTATGTTGAAAAACCTATGGCATTAAACAGTGCGGAAGCAGAAAAACTGGTACAGGCTCAGCAGTTATACGGACGCAAACTGGTGATTGCTCATTACCGCAGGGCTCAGCCTTATTTCAGAAAAATAAAAGAGCTGCTAAATAATGGGGCTATCGGCACCGCAAGACTGGCTTCTGTTCGTTATTTTCAGAAGACACTGACTGCAGAACAGTTGCAACAGCCCAAGATGCAGTGGCGTATAGATCCGCAACAATCCGGAGGGGGGTTGTTTCATGATATTGCACCGCATCAGATCGATCTGATGTATTATTTTTTCGGTAAAGTAACAGCAAGCAGCGGTATCTCTCACAATCAGGCCAAAGTATATCCGGCCCATGATATTGTATCAGGACAGATCTTATTTGAAAGTGATGTCGTGTTTCAGGGGACATGGGCATTTAGTACATATGAAGAGCGGGACGAATGCGAAATCATAGGTTCAGAAGGGCGCCTATCCTTTTCGTTTTTTGATCAGCGTATTATACGGTTATCCAATAACGATGGGGAGCAAGAGTTTAAATTTGAGCCTTTACCTCATGTACAGCAACCTATGATCGAAGAGGTGGTAAATTATTTTGGTGGTAGAGACACGAATCCCTGCAGTGCCGCTGAAGGTCTGGCAGTCATGCAGGTAATGGATAGTTTTACTGGAGATGAATCTCTATCTGTCTTAAAATAA